One Phaseolus vulgaris cultivar G19833 chromosome 11, P. vulgaris v2.0, whole genome shotgun sequence genomic window carries:
- the LOC137830520 gene encoding cytosolic sulfotransferase 15-like, which yields MALASHKQANEENEIIISLPKESGLGAGPYLHLFQDFWCPTNSVEGVNKFQKHFDAKDNDVFVASFPKSGTTWLKALTFAIVNHQQFSSFDNHPLLSSNPHELVPFPEFMYSHDLHDQILSLSNKSEPRLLSTHLPFPSLPQSITKSNCKIIYICRNPFDTFVSVWEFFNKIKPVSSPEFIFEEAFEKYCNGIMGFGPWWSHMLGYWKESITRRNKVLFLKYEDLKEDTVFHVKRIAEFLDSPITQGGESNTVIEHIIKLCRFEKMKDLEVNKSGCILNGVEKKNFFRKGEIGDWINYFSPSMIEKLSKIIEEKLGGSGLSFKVHS from the coding sequence ATGGCTTTGGCAAGTCACAAACAAGCAAATGAAGAAAACGAAATAATCATCTCCCTTCCCAAGGAGAGTGGTTTGGGTGCAGGACCCTATCTCCATCTATTTCAAGATTTTTGGTGTCCAACAAATTCTGTTGAAGGAGTGAACaagtttcaaaaacattttgatGCAAAAGACAATGATGTTTTTGTTGCCAGCTTTCCAAAATCAGGTACTACCTGGTTGAAAGCCCTTACTTTTGCCATTGTAAACCATCAACAGTTTTCCTCTTTCGACAACCATCCATTACTCTCTTCCAATCCTCATGAACTTGTGCCCTTCCCTGAATTTATGTATTCTCATGATTTGCATGACCAAATTCTTTCCCTCTCCAACAAGAGTGAGCCAAGACTTCTTTCTACTCACTTACCATTCCCTTCATTACCTCAATCCATCACAAAATCCAATTGCAagattatttatatatgtagAAATCCATTTGATACTTTTGTTTCAGTATGGGaattctttaataaaataaagccAGTGTCTTCACCTGAATTCATCTTCGAGGAAGCATTTGAAAAGTACTGCAATGGGATAATGGGGTTTGGTCCATGGTGGAGTCATATGTTAGGTTACTGGAAGGAAAGCATAACTAGACGAAACAAAGTTTTGTTCTTAAAGTATGAAGATCTTAAAGAGGATACAGTTTTTCATGTGAAAAGAATTGCAGAGTTCTTGGACTCTCCTATCACTCAAGGAGGAGAGAGTAACACAGTGATTGAACACATAATCAAACTATGTAGATTTGAGAAGATGAAGGATTTGGAAGTGAACAAATCAGGATGTATATTAAATGGTGTAGAGAAGAAAAATTTCTTTCGGAAGGGTGAAATAGGAGATTGGATAAATTACTTTTCTCCTTCAATGATAGAAAAGTTATCCAAAATCATTGAAGAAAAATTAGGTGGATCAGGTCTATCGTTTAAAGTGCATTCTTAG